A genomic region of Haliotis asinina isolate JCU_RB_2024 chromosome 1, JCU_Hal_asi_v2, whole genome shotgun sequence contains the following coding sequences:
- the LOC137285867 gene encoding uncharacterized protein, with amino-acid sequence MSRVQPQHASISSDETMMSTSVLHILNPVLTFMRICGACTGPNVTVENIACSDYRFRLSHKKNWFQILHCIFGNSYIWIFTGMLAYKLVFFEPMSKEWIIAFQFLAMNIIASSGYTWSSMNFRDGSYQSWVKDFYLYEQRYGVHENMKHMVKKSRILVALVMFFGICIPGFMSTYALAIREVGEIVCIVDGALSWLNYLISVINYFILCASVSSSVIRVVIGSYCLCSELDVINTIFERCVDQYIQCQESQRIQSQTAPDCHNERNEELKDIIGRHKHICSLISRFGNFIAFDLCTGLFMSLPLSCFSVYVIMTRVESQSNVALCTFILLGCGLECISLSIIGVTVNVKAHTALQSMLKIPTDDLNESTMRAVNQFTSLLTGTTVGYNVYGLFTISPPTLLSIVGTLVTYVVVAVQFRQPDSQTSLSTLCQDLLVNVTLLLEDIRNGSSGS; translated from the exons ATGTCTCGTGTTCAGCCACAGCATGCATCGATTTCGTCTGATGAGACAATGATGTCCACGTCTGTTCTACACATCCTCAACCCAGTGCTAACCTTCATGCGTATTTGTGGAGCATGCACTGGTCCAAATGTTACTGTGGAGAATATTGCATGCAGTGACTACCGTTTCAGGCTTAGTCACAAAAAGAACTGGTTCCAAATACTTCACTGCATTTTCGGAAACTCGTATATTTGGATTTTCACCGGAATGCTTGCTTATAAACTTGTATTTTTTGAACCAATGTCAAAAGAATGGATTATAGCTTTCCAATTTCTGGCTATGAATATCATAGCATCTAGTGGTTATACATGGTCCTCGATGAACTTTCGAGATGGATCTTATCAATCTTGGGTGAAGGATTTCTACTTGTATGAACAAAGGTACGGTgttcatgaaaatatgaaacatatggTTAAGAAAAGTAGGATACTTGTAGCGCTTGTGATGTTCTTTGGGATTTGTATACCTGGTTTCATGTCAACCTACGCCCTGGCCATCCGCGAAGTTGGAGAAATTGTATGTATTGTCGATGGAGCTTTGAGTTGGTTGAACTATTTAATATCAGTGatcaattatttcattttgtgcGCTTCAGTCTCGAGCTCTGTTATTCGGGTAGTCATTGGATCATACTGTCTGTGTTCGGAACTTGATGTGATAAACACCATTTTTGAACGATGCGTTGACCAATACATACAGTGTCAAGAAAGCCAGAGAATCCAGTCACAAACTGCACCTGATTGCCACAATGAAAGAAACGAAGAATTGAAGGACATAATAGGACGGCATAAGCACATCTGCAGTTTAATATCTAGATTTGGTAACTTCATTGCCTTCGACCTGTGTACAGGATTGTTCATGTCACTTCCGCTGTCATGCTTTTCAGTTTATGTCATTATGACACGCGTGGAATCACAAAGTAATGTTGCTCTGTGTACCTTTATCCTGCTCGGCTGTGGCCTGGAATGCATCTCTTTATCCATAATAGGCGTGACAGTGAACGTAAAG GCACATACTGCTCTTCAATCCATGCTAAAGATCCCTACAGACGACCTCAACGAATCAACCATGAGAGCA GTGAACCAGTTCACAAGCCTACTGACTGGGACAACAGTTGGGTACAACGTGTATGGCCTCTTTACTATCAGTCCACCGACTCTGCTCAGT ATTGTTGGAACTTTGGTAACCTACGTTGTGGTGGCTGTGCAGTTTCGTCAACCGGACTCTCAGACAAGCCTCAGCACATTGTGTCAAGATCTACTGGTTAATGTTACTCTACTGTTGGAGGATATTCGCAACGGATCATCGGGTTCATAA